In Shinella sp. XGS7, a single genomic region encodes these proteins:
- a CDS encoding TonB-dependent receptor — MSAAMPTASLSALPQRLSLLSLSLALAWSAQAQTDTVKPERLDAVQVTGQGASLRGALDKQRAALGVLSVVHADAIGALPDNNAAEALARLPGVSVERDQGEGRFIRVRGLGPDYNAVTINGATVPASEADRRAPGLDVVPAGLIRSLVVNKTLTPADDANSIGGSVAVNTLSAFDVAGRLFSVELGANHDANASKTRPRAALTFADRFLGNSLGLALAFSADQRRFASDNVETGGAWSGNKLASFELRRYEILRERLGAAFNVDYKPAQGQHYYLRGFASQFDDSETRQSQKISFDAAQASEALGKASASRGLKSRDEKNRSNSLVLGAQLGLDAWQLQAETGLSRASEAKPDALSSSSFKGSFSGVGFSGTERPRLLGPDGLAGSSGYALDKFKLASSEARDRVRHARLDLQREFELAGGAELEFRAGLKATRRDKRNEQESWSYSAKNLAKAGVPKTALSLDPYLAGGAVGYAWGSFGPALDAAALRRLAAGLDATGFRDATDSAANDFRMNEDSDAGYAQLRWERGGTQLLGGVRHERLTFSAEGYALKGDQLSPSRADSRSSHWLPALLLRQDLLGPQTQLRAALTNSVLRPSYAQLSPGRVVDGDSVQQGNPLLKPLRSRNLDLGVEHALGRGGRDGALSAYVFHKNIQDFVFQTDLAGSPGWTGFSKVLSFANGERATVRGLELAYSQLLRELPAPFNGLVLGANASFVDSKARIGGYQGGQWKSREITLPSQSDRTLNLSLGWEGQGLSTRLALNHKSPYLLEVGDVFDGARDLKVDSQKQLDFSLRYQLNPRLELSFEALNLANARYYVYQADQARNAQYEQYGRSYKLGLKAMVF, encoded by the coding sequence ATGTCCGCTGCCATGCCCACCGCCTCCCTCTCCGCCCTGCCCCAGCGGCTCAGCCTGCTGAGCCTGAGCCTGGCCCTGGCCTGGTCCGCCCAGGCCCAGACCGACACCGTCAAGCCCGAGCGGCTGGACGCGGTACAGGTCACCGGCCAGGGCGCCAGCCTGCGCGGCGCCCTGGACAAGCAGCGCGCCGCGCTGGGCGTGCTCAGCGTGGTGCATGCCGACGCCATCGGCGCCCTGCCCGACAACAATGCCGCCGAGGCCCTGGCCCGTCTGCCCGGCGTCTCGGTGGAGCGCGACCAGGGCGAGGGCCGCTTCATCCGGGTGCGCGGCCTGGGTCCGGACTACAACGCCGTGACCATCAACGGCGCCACCGTGCCGGCCTCCGAGGCCGACCGCCGTGCCCCCGGTCTGGACGTGGTGCCCGCCGGCCTGATCCGCTCCCTGGTGGTCAACAAGACCCTGACCCCGGCCGATGACGCCAACTCCATCGGCGGCAGCGTGGCGGTGAACACGCTCTCGGCTTTCGATGTGGCCGGGCGGCTGTTCAGCGTGGAGCTGGGCGCCAACCACGACGCCAACGCCAGCAAGACCCGACCCCGCGCGGCGCTGACCTTCGCCGATCGCTTCCTGGGCAACAGCCTGGGCCTGGCCCTGGCGTTCTCGGCCGATCAGCGCCGCTTCGCCAGTGACAATGTGGAGACCGGCGGCGCCTGGAGCGGCAACAAGCTGGCCTCCTTCGAGCTGCGGCGCTACGAGATCCTGCGCGAGCGTCTGGGCGCCGCCTTCAATGTCGACTACAAGCCGGCCCAGGGCCAGCACTACTATCTGCGCGGCTTTGCCAGCCAGTTCGATGACAGCGAGACGCGCCAGTCGCAGAAGATCAGCTTCGACGCGGCCCAGGCCAGCGAGGCCCTGGGCAAGGCCAGCGCGTCGCGCGGCCTGAAGTCGCGCGATGAGAAGAACCGCAGCAACTCCCTGGTGCTGGGCGCTCAGCTGGGCCTGGACGCCTGGCAGCTTCAGGCCGAGACCGGGCTGAGCCGGGCCAGCGAGGCCAAGCCCGATGCGCTCTCGTCCTCATCCTTCAAGGGCAGCTTCAGCGGCGTGGGCTTCAGCGGCACAGAGCGTCCTCGGCTGCTGGGCCCGGACGGCCTGGCCGGCAGCAGCGGCTATGCCCTGGACAAGTTCAAGCTGGCCAGCTCCGAAGCGCGCGACCGGGTGCGCCACGCCAGGCTGGATCTGCAGCGCGAGTTCGAGCTGGCCGGCGGGGCCGAGCTGGAGTTCAGGGCCGGCCTGAAGGCCACGCGCCGCGACAAGCGCAATGAGCAGGAGAGCTGGTCCTACAGCGCCAAGAACCTCGCGAAGGCCGGCGTGCCCAAGACCGCGCTGAGCCTGGACCCCTATCTGGCGGGCGGCGCGGTGGGCTATGCCTGGGGCAGCTTCGGCCCCGCCCTGGATGCGGCCGCGCTGCGCCGCCTGGCCGCCGGCCTGGATGCCACGGGCTTTCGCGACGCCACGGATTCCGCGGCCAACGACTTCCGCATGAACGAGGACAGTGACGCCGGCTACGCCCAGCTGCGCTGGGAGCGGGGCGGCACCCAGCTGCTGGGCGGCGTGCGCCACGAGCGCCTGACCTTCAGCGCCGAGGGCTATGCCCTCAAGGGTGATCAGCTCAGCCCCAGCCGTGCCGACAGCCGCAGCAGCCACTGGCTGCCGGCCCTGCTGCTGCGCCAGGACCTGCTGGGCCCGCAGACCCAGCTGCGCGCGGCGCTGACGAATTCCGTGCTGCGCCCCAGCTATGCCCAGCTCTCGCCCGGTCGGGTGGTGGACGGCGACAGCGTGCAGCAGGGCAACCCCCTGCTCAAGCCCCTGCGCTCGCGCAATCTGGACCTGGGGGTGGAGCATGCGCTGGGCCGGGGCGGCCGCGATGGCGCTCTGTCGGCCTATGTGTTCCACAAGAACATCCAGGACTTCGTGTTCCAGACCGATCTGGCCGGCAGCCCGGGCTGGACGGGCTTCAGCAAGGTGCTGAGCTTTGCCAATGGCGAGCGCGCCACGGTGCGCGGCCTGGAGCTGGCCTACAGCCAGCTGCTGCGCGAGCTGCCGGCGCCCTTCAACGGCCTGGTGCTGGGGGCCAATGCCAGCTTCGTCGATTCGAAGGCCCGGATTGGCGGCTACCAGGGCGGGCAATGGAAATCGCGCGAGATCACGCTGCCCAGCCAGTCGGACCGCACGCTCAACCTCAGCCTGGGCTGGGAGGGCCAGGGCCTGAGCACCCGACTGGCGCTCAACCACAAATCGCCCTATCTGCTGGAGGTGGGCGATGTGTTCGACGGCGCGCGCGACCTGAAGGTGGACAGCCAGAAGCAGCTGGACTTCTCGCTGCGCTACCAGCTCAACCCGCGTCTGGAGCTGAGCTTCGAGGCCCTGAATCTGGCCAATGCCCGCTACTACGTCTACCAGGCCGATCAGGCCCGCAACGCACAGTACGAGCAGTACGGTCGCAGCTACAAGCTCGGCCTGAAGGCGATGGTGTTCTGA
- a CDS encoding AraC family transcriptional regulator, whose product MALELPALYPPPPAPGASVAARYELDSPCLAWTDQAVLLAEFARSRELAPLQPPGGGAGLISPRQLLALLEGLRAEGGPDAAFVIGRHWLPGHYGLPSQALQEAPDLLTALQLLCRHAGRLCPLLTPRLLLDEQELVLVWTEACGLPPGLRGFVVDLHMSAVSALADWLGGQALPWCYSFNRTAPRDLAQHMVHLQAGEPGRLRFGCQADAMRLPLEAARRPWPTRPGRAAAALAAGADTGSQARGLIAALHDRLLPALDRAPALDELAAELGMSPATLKRRLAQHGTHYQAELDQLRALMALYLLHLRGQPNEAVAQALGFFDSANFRRFFKRWTGLLPSALAR is encoded by the coding sequence ATGGCGCTTGAGCTGCCCGCGCTCTACCCACCGCCGCCCGCGCCCGGGGCGTCGGTGGCCGCGCGCTACGAGCTGGACAGCCCCTGCCTGGCCTGGACCGACCAGGCCGTGCTGCTGGCCGAGTTCGCGCGCAGCCGCGAGCTGGCCCCGCTGCAGCCGCCCGGCGGCGGCGCCGGCCTCATCAGCCCGCGCCAGCTGCTGGCCCTGCTGGAAGGGCTGCGCGCCGAGGGCGGACCGGACGCGGCCTTTGTGATCGGCCGCCACTGGCTGCCCGGCCACTACGGCCTGCCCAGCCAGGCCCTGCAGGAAGCGCCCGATCTGCTCACGGCCCTGCAGCTGCTGTGCCGCCATGCCGGCCGGCTCTGCCCCCTGCTCACGCCGCGCCTGCTGCTGGACGAGCAGGAGCTGGTCCTGGTCTGGACCGAGGCCTGCGGCCTGCCGCCCGGCCTGCGCGGCTTTGTGGTGGACCTGCACATGAGCGCCGTCAGCGCCCTGGCCGACTGGCTGGGCGGCCAGGCCCTGCCCTGGTGCTATAGCTTCAACCGCACCGCCCCGCGCGACCTGGCCCAGCACATGGTGCATCTGCAGGCCGGCGAGCCCGGCCGCCTGCGCTTCGGCTGCCAGGCCGATGCCATGCGCCTGCCCCTGGAAGCGGCCCGCCGCCCCTGGCCCACGCGCCCCGGCCGCGCCGCCGCCGCCCTGGCGGCCGGGGCCGACACCGGCTCGCAGGCGCGCGGCCTCATCGCCGCCCTGCACGACCGCCTGCTGCCCGCCCTGGACCGCGCGCCCGCGCTGGACGAGCTGGCGGCCGAGCTGGGCATGAGCCCGGCCACGCTCAAGCGCCGCCTGGCCCAGCACGGCACGCATTACCAGGCCGAGCTGGACCAGTTGCGCGCCCTGATGGCCCTGTACCTGCTGCATCTGCGCGGCCAGCCCAACGAGGCCGTGGCCCAGGCCCTGGGCTTTTTCGACAGCGCCAACTTCCGCCGCTTCTTCAAGCGCTGGACCGGCCTGCTGCCCAGCGCCCTGGCGCGCTGA
- the gshA gene encoding glutamate--cysteine ligase has product MSEASKKAPQAPAATQLQGIRRGVEKESLRALPDGHLALTPHPAALGSALTHPHITTDFSESQLELITGVHADVDACLAELGEIHQAVYQVLNEQGEERLWVSSMPCGLPTDETIPLGRYGTSNIGRSKSVYRMGLGQRYGRRMQTISGIHYNWSMPGVTTEQYFGLIRNFRRHSFLLLYLFGASPALCDSFVEGREHELQRLGEHTFHMPHGTSLRMGRLGYQSDAQASLSVSYNSLESYAASLQDALTRPYPAYEQLGVRGVGGDYNQLSPTLLQIENEFYGTIRPKRVIRPGERPLHALRERGVEYVEVRCMDLDPFEPLGINTRTMRFIDIFLLHCLQSESPPDTPAEIAELAQNQHLTAARGREPGLQLLRRGQAVSLRDWGAELLAEFAPLAAALDAAHGGQAHREALAEAEQRLAQPELTPSARVLAAMVQDFRASHVGFVRAQSERSRELLLNRPFSAAARQRYAAMAAASVAEQQRIEAADTLDFESYRQQYLAPRSLALS; this is encoded by the coding sequence ATGAGCGAAGCATCCAAGAAAGCGCCGCAGGCACCCGCGGCCACACAACTACAGGGCATTCGTCGTGGCGTCGAGAAGGAAAGTCTGCGTGCCCTGCCCGATGGGCACCTCGCACTCACCCCGCACCCGGCCGCGCTGGGCTCGGCCCTGACCCATCCGCACATCACCACCGACTTCAGCGAATCGCAGCTGGAGCTGATCACCGGCGTGCACGCCGATGTGGACGCCTGCCTGGCCGAGCTGGGCGAGATCCACCAGGCCGTCTACCAGGTGCTCAACGAGCAGGGCGAGGAGCGCCTGTGGGTCAGCTCCATGCCCTGCGGCCTGCCCACCGACGAGACCATCCCCCTGGGCCGCTACGGCACCTCCAATATCGGCCGCTCCAAGAGCGTCTACCGCATGGGTCTGGGTCAGCGCTACGGCCGGCGCATGCAGACCATCTCGGGCATCCACTACAACTGGTCCATGCCCGGGGTCACGACCGAGCAGTACTTCGGTCTGATCCGCAATTTCCGCCGCCACAGCTTCCTGCTGCTCTATCTCTTCGGCGCCTCGCCGGCCCTGTGCGACAGCTTTGTCGAAGGCCGCGAGCATGAGCTGCAGCGCCTGGGCGAGCACACCTTCCACATGCCCCACGGCACCTCGCTGCGCATGGGCCGTCTGGGCTACCAGAGCGATGCCCAGGCCTCGCTCTCGGTGAGCTACAACAGCCTGGAGAGCTACGCGGCCTCGCTGCAGGACGCGCTGACCCGCCCCTACCCGGCCTACGAGCAGCTGGGCGTGCGCGGCGTGGGCGGCGACTACAACCAGCTCAGCCCCACCCTGCTGCAGATCGAGAACGAGTTCTACGGCACCATCCGCCCCAAGCGCGTGATCCGCCCCGGCGAGCGCCCGCTGCACGCCCTGCGCGAGCGTGGCGTGGAGTATGTGGAGGTGCGCTGCATGGACCTCGACCCCTTCGAGCCCCTGGGCATCAATACCCGGACCATGCGCTTCATCGACATCTTCCTGCTGCACTGCCTGCAAAGCGAAAGCCCGCCGGACACGCCGGCCGAGATCGCCGAGCTGGCGCAGAACCAGCACCTCACCGCCGCGCGCGGCCGCGAGCCGGGTCTGCAGCTGCTGCGCCGCGGCCAGGCCGTGAGCCTGCGCGACTGGGGCGCCGAGCTGCTGGCCGAGTTCGCGCCCCTGGCCGCCGCGCTGGACGCCGCCCACGGCGGCCAGGCCCACCGCGAGGCCCTGGCCGAGGCCGAGCAGCGCCTGGCCCAGCCCGAGCTCACGCCCTCGGCCCGGGTGCTGGCCGCCATGGTGCAGGACTTCCGCGCCAGCCATGTGGGCTTTGTGCGCGCCCAGTCCGAGCGCAGCCGCGAGCTGCTGCTCAACCGCCCCTTCAGCGCCGCGGCCCGCCAGCGCTACGCCGCCATGGCCGCCGCCTCGGTGGCCGAGCAGCAGCGCATCGAGGCCGCCGACACGCTGGACTTCGAGAGCTACCGCCAGCAATACCTGGCCCCGCGCAGCCTCGCGCTGAGCTGA
- a CDS encoding PAS domain-containing hybrid sensor histidine kinase/response regulator: MDEFWRQALQPALRIWRHGESLRCEPNAAARQWALEQGLDEAAQALAWQALAPRVLAAPDAQRRAWQLAPDLGAREGPAFEAQALACADGALLAWLPPTTAPVGVLSALDAGGVGVWRRAFGQGSFWSEAMYRLRGLSPADTRSPDELAMICLHPEDRAQWQQMVQRYAQRPPAPGVREAHEWEFRVVWPDGSVHWLVSRGRTVCDEQGRPAYMTGVNLDVTERRKAQALTLENERLAQLKRTQSEFLARVSHELRTPMNAVLGFAQLMSYDTAEPLSPRQSERLARIDEAGRHLLALIDDVLDLARIDADRQTLVDEPVPLDALVREALGWVSDQALAAGISLRLARPHLPGRVRGDKRRLGQVLVNLLTNAIKYNRRQGWVEVDTRGSSAGWAEEASSEWALVVRDSGRGMAPDARQRIFEPFNRLGAELEGIAGTGIGLTIVRQLTERMGGRIEVDSEPGVGSEFRVWLPADQEDTRPAPLDELPALSRPQPVGGAGQRLKLLCIEDNPANLLLVRELLALRPQFEFSSADCGRAGLALALQQRPDVILLDMQLPDLHGSQVLRALRLAPELAHCKVIALSANAMSSDIQTALDQGFDDYWTKPLEMGRFLRGLDDLLEERL, encoded by the coding sequence ATGGACGAGTTTTGGCGCCAGGCCTTGCAGCCTGCTCTGCGCATCTGGCGGCACGGCGAGAGCCTGCGCTGCGAACCCAATGCGGCGGCCCGGCAATGGGCCCTGGAACAGGGCCTGGATGAGGCCGCCCAGGCCCTGGCCTGGCAGGCCCTGGCCCCGCGCGTGCTGGCCGCGCCCGACGCGCAGCGCCGTGCCTGGCAGCTGGCCCCCGATCTGGGCGCCCGCGAGGGCCCGGCCTTCGAGGCCCAGGCCCTGGCCTGCGCCGATGGCGCCCTGCTGGCCTGGCTGCCGCCCACCACGGCGCCGGTGGGTGTGCTCTCGGCCCTGGATGCCGGTGGCGTGGGGGTGTGGCGCCGCGCCTTCGGCCAGGGCAGCTTCTGGAGCGAGGCCATGTACCGGCTGCGCGGCCTGAGCCCGGCCGACACGCGCTCTCCCGACGAGCTGGCCATGATCTGCCTGCATCCCGAGGACCGTGCCCAGTGGCAGCAGATGGTGCAGCGCTATGCCCAGCGCCCGCCGGCGCCCGGGGTGCGCGAGGCCCATGAGTGGGAGTTTCGCGTGGTCTGGCCCGATGGCTCCGTGCATTGGCTGGTGAGTCGCGGCCGCACGGTCTGCGACGAGCAGGGCCGGCCGGCCTATATGACCGGCGTCAATCTGGACGTGACCGAGCGCCGCAAGGCCCAGGCCCTGACGCTGGAGAACGAGCGCCTGGCCCAGCTCAAGCGCACCCAGTCGGAGTTCCTGGCCCGGGTCAGCCACGAGCTGCGCACGCCCATGAATGCGGTGCTGGGCTTTGCCCAGCTGATGAGCTACGACACGGCCGAGCCCCTGAGCCCGCGCCAGAGCGAGCGTCTGGCCCGCATCGACGAGGCGGGCCGCCATCTGCTGGCCCTGATCGACGATGTGCTGGATCTGGCCCGCATCGACGCCGACCGCCAGACCCTGGTGGACGAGCCCGTGCCCCTGGATGCCCTGGTGCGCGAGGCCCTGGGCTGGGTCAGCGACCAGGCCCTGGCCGCCGGCATCAGCCTGCGCCTGGCGCGGCCGCATCTGCCGGGTCGGGTGCGCGGCGACAAGCGCCGCCTGGGCCAGGTGCTGGTGAACCTGCTGACCAATGCCATCAAGTACAACCGCCGCCAGGGCTGGGTGGAGGTGGACACGCGCGGCAGCAGCGCTGGCTGGGCCGAGGAGGCCTCCAGCGAATGGGCCCTGGTGGTGCGCGACAGCGGCCGCGGCATGGCGCCCGACGCTCGCCAGCGCATCTTCGAGCCCTTCAACCGCCTGGGCGCGGAGCTGGAGGGCATTGCCGGCACGGGCATCGGCCTGACCATCGTGCGCCAGCTCACCGAGCGCATGGGCGGCCGCATCGAGGTGGACAGCGAGCCCGGCGTGGGCAGCGAGTTCCGCGTCTGGCTGCCGGCCGACCAGGAAGACACCCGCCCCGCCCCGCTGGACGAGCTGCCCGCCCTGAGCCGGCCCCAGCCCGTGGGCGGCGCCGGCCAGCGCCTGAAGCTGCTGTGCATCGAGGACAATCCCGCCAATCTGCTGCTGGTGCGCGAGCTGCTGGCGCTGCGCCCGCAGTTCGAGTTCAGCAGCGCCGACTGCGGCCGCGCCGGCCTGGCCCTGGCCCTGCAGCAGCGGCCCGATGTGATCCTGCTGGACATGCAGCTGCCCGATCTGCACGGCAGCCAGGTGCTGCGCGCCCTGCGCCTGGCGCCCGAGCTGGCGCATTGCAAGGTGATCGCGCTCTCGGCCAATGCCATGAGCAGCGATATCCAGACCGCGCTGGACCAGGGCTTTGACGACTACTGGACCAAGCCCCTGGAGATGGGCCGCTTCCTGCGCGGCCTGGACGATCTGCTGGAAGAGAGGCTCTAG
- a CDS encoding diguanylate cyclase domain-containing protein gives MPLLDRLRAGLFPHRAPLPALAPVLGLRHFGHGLLLLAALLMLPFALLGTPRPLAQWRWMDVLGEGGTCLMLMIWLGYLRASRPAGPVSDRLCLGLAGMLLGGYVDLLDEFWVLPKAMVWDNWLESGLPLLGMMLLTWGLHLWRQEQLALARQLGARERLFRDHRRIDTLTQLGDAAYMATQIALERQAGRGGHLAMLAWPGFETAVARPLGLAAADQLLRNAGSLLALHLAPGELLCRYAGDRFVLLLPGLQGGAARARAEALRRVLQDWSQGPALAPRLAGLDLAPDDRLAPEQRLQQLASGLHGA, from the coding sequence ATGCCCCTGCTTGATCGCCTGCGCGCCGGCCTCTTTCCGCACCGCGCCCCGCTGCCCGCCCTGGCCCCGGTGCTGGGCCTGCGCCATTTCGGCCATGGCCTGCTGCTGCTGGCCGCGCTCCTGATGCTGCCCTTCGCCCTGCTGGGCACGCCGCGGCCCCTGGCGCAATGGCGCTGGATGGACGTGCTGGGCGAGGGCGGCACCTGCCTGATGCTGATGATCTGGCTGGGCTATCTGCGCGCCAGCCGGCCCGCCGGGCCCGTGAGCGACCGGCTCTGCCTGGGCCTGGCCGGCATGCTGCTGGGCGGCTATGTGGACCTGCTGGACGAGTTCTGGGTGCTGCCCAAGGCCATGGTCTGGGACAACTGGCTGGAGTCCGGCCTGCCCCTGCTGGGCATGATGCTGCTCACCTGGGGCCTGCATCTGTGGCGCCAGGAGCAGCTGGCCCTGGCGCGCCAGCTGGGCGCGCGCGAGCGCCTGTTCCGCGACCACCGCCGCATCGACACCCTCACCCAGCTGGGCGATGCCGCCTATATGGCCACGCAGATCGCCCTGGAGCGCCAGGCCGGCCGCGGCGGCCATCTGGCCATGCTGGCCTGGCCCGGTTTCGAGACCGCCGTGGCCCGCCCGCTGGGCCTGGCCGCGGCCGACCAGCTGCTGCGCAATGCCGGCAGCCTGCTGGCCCTGCATCTGGCGCCGGGCGAGCTGCTGTGCCGCTACGCCGGGGACCGCTTCGTGCTGCTGCTGCCGGGCCTGCAGGGCGGGGCCGCGCGCGCGCGCGCCGAGGCCCTGCGCCGCGTGCTGCAGGACTGGTCCCAGGGCCCGGCTCTCGCGCCGCGCCTGGCCGGCCTGGACCTGGCCCCCGATGACCGCCTGGCGCCCGAGCAGCGCCTGCAGCAGCTGGCGAGCGGTCTGCATGGCGCTTGA
- a CDS encoding MBL fold metallo-hydrolase, which yields MNRDSRLGALRATLQGLGLAAWLLASIGAQAQTGDSGALPQAQRLSPHVLLFQGLSAAGSRENRNNISNAGLIETRSGWVLVDALGSPALARELLARLPTLSSPPKPLRQVILTHYHADHIYGLQVFKAAGAQIIAHQRAREYLNSDTAALRLKASIEEGLVEPGTQLVAADRWIDGETELQLDGLNLRLIPVGPAHTPEDLSVWLAADRLLFAGDLVFSGRIPFVGQADSRRWLASLDRLLMQPATLIVPGHGPASTAARQDLLQTRDYLAYLRSTMGQAAREMRPFDEAYAATDWSRYEALPLFKLANRMNAYNTYLLMEQERD from the coding sequence ATGAACAGGGACTCGCGACTCGGCGCGCTGCGCGCCACCCTCCAAGGCCTGGGCCTGGCCGCCTGGCTGCTGGCCTCGATCGGGGCCCAGGCCCAGACCGGCGACTCCGGCGCCCTGCCGCAGGCCCAGCGCCTCTCGCCCCATGTGCTGCTGTTCCAGGGCCTGTCGGCCGCGGGCAGTCGCGAGAACCGCAACAACATCTCCAACGCCGGCCTGATCGAGACCCGCAGCGGCTGGGTGCTGGTGGACGCCCTGGGCTCGCCCGCCCTGGCGCGCGAGCTGCTGGCGCGCCTGCCCACGCTCTCCAGCCCGCCCAAGCCCCTGCGCCAGGTGATCCTCACGCATTACCACGCCGACCATATCTACGGTCTGCAGGTCTTCAAGGCGGCCGGCGCCCAGATCATTGCCCACCAGCGCGCCCGCGAGTACCTCAACAGCGACACCGCGGCGCTGCGCCTGAAGGCCAGCATCGAGGAAGGCCTGGTGGAGCCCGGCACCCAGCTGGTGGCGGCCGACCGCTGGATAGACGGCGAGACCGAGCTGCAGCTGGACGGGCTGAACCTGCGCCTGATTCCCGTGGGCCCGGCCCACACGCCCGAGGACCTCTCGGTCTGGCTGGCGGCCGACCGCCTGCTCTTCGCGGGCGACCTGGTCTTCAGCGGCCGCATCCCCTTTGTGGGCCAGGCCGACAGCCGGCGCTGGCTGGCCTCGCTGGACCGCCTGCTGATGCAGCCCGCCACCCTGATCGTGCCCGGCCACGGCCCGGCCTCCACCGCCGCCCGCCAGGACCTGCTGCAGACCCGCGACTACCTGGCCTATCTGCGCAGCACCATGGGCCAGGCGGCGCGCGAGATGCGGCCCTTCGACGAGGCTTACGCCGCCACCGACTGGTCGCGCTACGAGGCCCTGCCCCTGTTCAAGCTGGCCAATCGCATGAATGCCTATAACACCTATTTGCTGATGGAGCAGGAGCGGGACTAA
- a CDS encoding phytase, protein MRKAIKCGLALAALALSLGASQAQTLSLGRQGLELRTAEGRPGEVLALRIKRWDQHRDAQGRLLAVVQEADTGRLRLLRAGPDGARLQALARWSGPAFAPEQLCLYRDAQGLLQLFLLGEDGLSEQWLLDESGRTAPRPLRRLATPPAPLACRVRDAEAALYIAEPGVGLWRYAADAEREGRRLVLADAHSDHKALVQRLDEWLAAQAPSPAAGPAPAIVQPSAQTQPVRGQGDAADDPAIWVHPVRGERSLILGTDKKQGLAVYELQGRERQFLPVGRINNVDLRQGLRYGSRRLDLAVATQRDEHGLVLFGIAPQDGRVRELARLPTTLDEIYGLCVGRNAEGGLDAFPNDKDGRVQQLRLQRDARGRWSARLLREWRLPSQPEGCVVDEARQQLFVGEEKRGVWRVALDDAAAEPQLVIPVSAALHADVEGLALHDSPRGRFLVVSSQGNDSYAVYEADAPYTLRGSFRVGINAALGIDGSSETDGLEVTAANLGGPYREGLLVVQDGRKRLPQGRQNFKLVPWREVAAKLGL, encoded by the coding sequence ATGCGGAAGGCTATCAAGTGCGGCCTGGCCCTGGCGGCCCTGGCCCTGAGCCTGGGGGCGTCGCAGGCCCAGACCCTGAGCCTGGGTCGGCAGGGCCTGGAGCTGCGCACGGCCGAGGGCCGGCCCGGCGAGGTGCTGGCGCTGCGCATCAAGCGCTGGGATCAGCACCGCGACGCCCAGGGGCGGCTGCTGGCCGTGGTGCAGGAGGCCGATACGGGGCGGCTGCGCCTGCTGCGCGCCGGCCCCGACGGCGCCCGGCTGCAGGCCCTGGCCCGCTGGAGCGGGCCGGCCTTTGCGCCCGAGCAGCTCTGCCTCTACCGCGACGCGCAGGGTCTGCTGCAGCTCTTCCTGCTGGGCGAGGATGGGCTCTCCGAGCAATGGCTGCTGGACGAGAGCGGCCGCACCGCGCCGCGCCCGCTGCGCCGCCTGGCCACGCCGCCGGCCCCCCTGGCCTGCCGGGTGCGCGATGCCGAGGCGGCGCTCTACATCGCCGAGCCCGGCGTGGGCCTGTGGCGCTATGCCGCCGATGCGGAGCGCGAGGGCCGCCGCCTGGTGCTGGCCGACGCCCACAGCGATCACAAGGCCCTGGTACAGCGTCTGGATGAATGGCTGGCGGCGCAGGCGCCCTCGCCCGCGGCCGGGCCCGCGCCGGCCATCGTGCAGCCCAGCGCCCAGACCCAGCCGGTGCGGGGCCAGGGCGATGCGGCGGACGATCCGGCCATCTGGGTGCATCCGGTCCGGGGCGAGCGCAGCCTGATCCTGGGCACGGACAAGAAGCAGGGCCTGGCCGTCTACGAACTGCAGGGCCGGGAGCGCCAGTTCCTGCCCGTGGGCCGTATCAACAATGTGGACCTGCGCCAGGGCCTGCGTTACGGCAGCCGGCGCCTGGATCTGGCGGTGGCCACGCAGCGCGACGAGCACGGCCTGGTGCTCTTCGGCATCGCCCCGCAGGACGGGCGGGTGCGCGAGCTGGCCCGTCTGCCCACCACGCTGGACGAGATCTACGGCCTGTGCGTGGGGCGCAATGCCGAGGGGGGCCTGGACGCCTTTCCCAATGACAAGGACGGCCGTGTGCAGCAGCTGCGCCTGCAGCGCGATGCCCGTGGGCGCTGGAGCGCGCGCCTGCTGCGCGAGTGGCGCCTGCCCAGCCAGCCCGAGGGCTGCGTGGTGGACGAGGCACGGCAGCAGCTCTTTGTGGGCGAGGAGAAGCGCGGTGTCTGGCGCGTGGCGCTGGACGATGCGGCGGCCGAGCCCCAGCTGGTGATTCCGGTGAGCGCGGCCCTGCATGCGGATGTGGAGGGCCTGGCCTTGCACGACTCGCCGCGCGGCCGCTTCCTGGTGGTGTCTTCCCAGGGCAATGACAGCTATGCGGTCTACGAGGCCGATGCGCCCTACACCTTGCGGGGCAGCTTCCGCGTCGGCATCAATGCCGCGCTGGGCATAGACGGAAGCTCGGAAACCGATGGCCTGGAGGTGACGGCCGCCAATCTGGGCGGCCCCTACCGCGAGGGTCTGCTGGTGGTGCAGGACGGCCGCAAGCGCCTGCCCCAGGGCAGGCAGAACTTCAAGCTGGTGCCCTGGCGCGAGGTGGCCGCCAAGCTGGGGCTGTGA